The DNA region TACGTTCCGTAGGTGAATCCGACGTACCGCATCGGCGTCGCCTCCGGCGCGGCGTTGCTCGACAACACCGCCTCGGCAAAGCCGAGGTCGATGACGTTACCGATGGGGGGTTGCAGTTGGAGGGGGTCGGTGTCTTTCGCCCTCGCGAGCGCCTTCGCGACGGCGAGCGTCAGCGAGTCCGGATCGTCGGGGTCGTACGTCGCACTCGCCACTTCGGTCCGACGCGCTGTGACGAAGTCGTTCACCGACGCGCTCGCATCCGAAGAATCCGAATCGGCGGAATGCTCGGCTGTCGACGCTCGACTCGTATCATTCGTTGAATCTCCCTTCGAATTGCCCGGTCTATCCATATCCGTCAGTTGTGCCGGCATACCGATTTAAATGCTTTATGGATTATTTCCTAAATGCCGAAACGACAATTTTACTAGCAACGTTCGTTCTCTGAAACGACGTATCCAGTTCGTTGATACTGATACGAGTGTATCGAAATAGATGAGTGACAGGGGAGCAATACTCTTTGCCGTCGATTCCGACGCGTGAGGTATGGACGTCCTCAAGCAGGTCACGCGAGTCGTCGTCGTCGTCATCGGAGCGGCGGGGTTCGGGGCGGCACTCACGTTCTTCGCCGTCGGCCTGTCGGCTGCGACGGTCGTCGCCTCAACACTGGTTGCGGTCTGTGTCACGGTGATGGTCCGATTTGCGATACGTCGGGCCGTGAGGACGGAGACGCCGTACTGGTAGCTGAGCGGTCGAACCCTCGTACGCTACCGTCCGCGTCGGCCCTTCGTCTGCCGGTAGTCGCGGCCGAAGACGTTCTCGGTGACGTGTTCGACGAACGCCTCGGTCTGGTCGTCGGTCTGTCTGTCGAGTTCGACCATCGGCACGAGTTCGAAGCCGCGGCCGCGAATCGTCGTCGCGTGTTCCGCGTCGACGTCGAAGCTCTCGACGCGGCGGGTGGTGTAGTCGAACGCCAGCGCTTCGAGCGCCCGCTGGCCGACGGGGACGATGATTTGCGGGTTTATCATCCGAATCTCGGCGTTGAGATACGGTTCGCACGTCTCTATCTCCTCGTCGGTCGGCGCACGCTCGGGGTGGCGACAGCGCGTCAGGTTCGTGAGAAAGACGTTCTGGAGGTCGGGGTCGGTCGACTCCGGCGGCGACCGTGAGAAGCCGAGTTCGCCGAGAACGTACTGGAGGCGTTCGCCCGCCGCGTCGCCGACGAACGGAATCCCTGCCTCGTCGGCCCCGGCGCTCGGCATCTCGCCGACGAAGAGGAACTCCGCGCCCACGTCGCCGTAGCCGTGGACGATGTGCTCGCGCGTCTCGCAGAGCGCCGGGCAGTTCGTGCAGTTCTCGTCCATGCTGAAGGGGTTCTCCAGCCTGTGCTGGTGGGCGTCCACGGGGTGGCTTGGAGGAGGCGAGATAAAACGCTGCGGGAGGGCGGCGGTACGAACGATCCGCGACTACCGCCGCAACCCGCCCTGCTCTTTGATGTTCATGATGTGGCGGACGTTCAGGTAGATCTCCTCGGGCGACGTCTCCCCCTCCTCGTCGTAGAGGTCGCTCACGCGGTACAGGATCGCCGACAACTGACGGCTCTCGGAGCTCTCGCCGTAGACGTCCTCCGCTATCTCGCGGAGCACTCGGACGCGCTCGTCGTTCGCCGGAAACTCCACGTCCGAGTCGGGGGCCATCTGCCAGTCGGGGTCGTCTCCGCTCTCACCGCCGCTGTCCGGCTCCACGGCCTCCTCCGTCATCGCTGCGACCGGAGCTTCATCCGGTTGACGACGCCGACGTTGTTGGCGACGTTCTCGGTCAGCACGCGGAAGGCGTCGGCCGTCTCGTCGTCTTCCTCCAACACGATGGGTTCGCCGCCGTCGCCGCCGGTTCGGACGTCTGGATCGAGCGGAATCCCGCCGAGGTACGGGAGGTCCGTCTCCTCGGCCAGGGCCTTCCCGCCACCGGAGCCGAAGATCTCGTGGCTGCTGCCGCAGTCGGGGCAGACGAAACTCGACATGTTCTCGACGACTCCCAGCACATTCGTGCCGTGGGTGCCGAACATCCGAAGCCCCTTCCGGGCGTCGTCGAGCGCCACGTCCTGCGGCGTCGTGACGATGACCGCACCGGTGAGGGGAAGCGTCTGCAGGACGGTCAGTTGCGTGTCGCCCGTTCCTGGTGGTAAGTCGAGCACGAGGTAGTCGAGTTCGCCCCACTCCACGTCCTCGACCAACTGCGTCAGAATCTTGTGGACCATCGGGCCGCGCCAGATGACGGGGTCGTCCTCGCCGACGAGAAACGCCATCGACATCAGTTTCATCCCGTATTTTTCGGGCGGGATGATGGTCTCCTCGGCAGTCGCCTGCGGGTGGTCGTCGGCGGCGACCATCCGCGGGACGTTTGGCCCGTAGACGTCGGCGTCGAACAGACCGACGCGCGCGCCGAGTTGCGACA from Haloprofundus halobius includes:
- a CDS encoding Mrp/NBP35 family ATP-binding protein, with product MNEADVRDLLREVEDPDLGEDIVSLGLVNAVEVDDSVARVSLALGAPYAPNETQIASRVREVLSEAGLDVDLSAKLPSSLSQSEQVLPGVKNVIAVASGKGGVGKSTVAVNLAAGLSQLGARVGLFDADVYGPNVPRMVAADDHPQATAEETIIPPEKYGMKLMSMAFLVGEDDPVIWRGPMVHKILTQLVEDVEWGELDYLVLDLPPGTGDTQLTVLQTLPLTGAVIVTTPQDVALDDARKGLRMFGTHGTNVLGVVENMSSFVCPDCGSSHEIFGSGGGKALAEETDLPYLGGIPLDPDVRTGGDGGEPIVLEEDDETADAFRVLTENVANNVGVVNRMKLRSQR
- a CDS encoding uracil-DNA glycosylase; translation: MDAHQHRLENPFSMDENCTNCPALCETREHIVHGYGDVGAEFLFVGEMPSAGADEAGIPFVGDAAGERLQYVLGELGFSRSPPESTDPDLQNVFLTNLTRCRHPERAPTDEEIETCEPYLNAEIRMINPQIIVPVGQRALEALAFDYTTRRVESFDVDAEHATTIRGRGFELVPMVELDRQTDDQTEAFVEHVTENVFGRDYRQTKGRRGR
- a CDS encoding HalOD1 output domain-containing protein, yielding MNDFVTARRTEVASATYDPDDPDSLTLAVAKALARAKDTDPLQLQPPIGNVIDLGFAEAVLSSNAAPEATPMRYVGFTYGTYEVVVFSTGEVDVYELPQQR